The following nucleotide sequence is from Williamwhitmania sp..
GCGAGCCCCATTTTTGCATAGCTGTCGGCCATATTCAGTGAATCGCCATTGTCTTCAAAGTAAATTAGGCATTTTTCTATTTGCCGATAGCCCGAATCGAGATTGCCAGTGGAGATGTTTGCCAATCCAGTAATTAGCCCAATCCTAGCATTTAAATAATCTTTATTCATCGTCTGAAAGGCTTCCCTAGGAATACTTTTCAGTAGTTCCAAACTCTTGTCTGGTGTTACCTCTGCAATGCTATCTGCATTGGACAATATGGTATTCACCTGCTTCACAATTGAATCCCCGCCTGCTTGATTGGTTTGGCTTGAATTAATACGACTGCATAGGAATGCTATGGTCGCTAGCGATATTACTACAATTATGATGAGGAGTTTTGTTTTTGTTTGCATACCTAAACTTATTGCTACTAAGGTATAACCATTATAGTATTAATTCAAGTGCTGAAAGAGGGTATTTTATTTGGAAGTGATTGTAATTAGAGGCTTAGGTCCAACTATGCTGCTGATGATAAAGTTGATAGAATTATTATTTTGGGTGGTGACTGGTTTAAATTATAGGATGTATATTTGAAAAAAAATTGGTCGATGGGCAATTATGTTGGCCTTAGTGCAAGCGAGATTGATGAAAGCAGGGCTAAGTTTGGGAATAATATCATTACACCACCGCCACGGCAGTCTGCTTGGCGACTCTTTTTTGAAAAGTTTGACGATCCCATAATTCGCATCTTACTAATTGCAGCAGCCATTGCCATTGTGGTTGGCATGCTGGAAGGTCATTATGTTGAGGGTGTGGGCATAATTATTGCTGTTTTTCTGGCAACCTTTCTTTCCTTCTTTAATGAATACAAAGCAAGCAAGGAATTTAGCCTGCTTAACAAAGCCAATGATGAGGTTGCTGTAAAGGTTATAAGGGATGGAAATGTTACCACAGTGAGCCGCATGGATGTTGTGGTTAACGATGTAATAATACTTGATCTTGGTGATGAAGTTCCAGCCGACGGCGAACTATTAGAGGCGGTGAATCTGCAGCTGAATGAATCACAATTAACCGGTGAATCAATCTGTGCAAAAGCTGCCAACCAAGCTCTTTCCGATCCTGATGCCACCTACCCTTCGTATATGCTGTTAAGGGGGACAACAGTGGTGGATGGTCATGGAATTTTTAAAGTATCAGCGGTTGGCGATTCCACCGAAGTTGGGAAAACTGCACGGGAGGCAATGGTGGAAACAAACACTGTAACCCCGCTGACCAAGCAGCTGAATAAGCTGGGCAAGGTAATAGGTGTGGTTGGTTTTGGATGCGCTACGTTACTGTTTGCAAGCCTTTGTATTAGGGATGTATATCGTGGGGAATTAGTGTTTTCCGATCTTCAATGGATAAATCTTGCGGGGTTGATAACGTTTGCCTCTTTTGCCCTTTCTGGCGTTTGGACACCTATTCTATTTGATAGTTTTGAACTACTGGGTATCAAAGGTCGAAAAATGAGGTGGATGAAAGTTACCAAAACTTCATCCTGGGCCATGGCAGCCATTATTGGGGCTGCAATCTATTTCCTTATGGCCGTAGTGATTTGGATGATGGGGAGCTCGTTGTTTTCAACCCAAGTCTGGTTCCCATTGGAGGTGACAGAGCGATTACTCCTTTATTTTATGGTAGCTATCACCCTTATTGTGGTTGCCGTTCCCGAAGGACTTGCCATGAGCGTTACGTTAAGTTTAGCATATAGCATGCGGAAGATGTTGGCAAGTAACAACTTGGTGCGAAAAATGCACGCCACAGAAACTATGGGGGCTGCAACGGTAATTTGCACCGATAAAACAGGTACTCTAACCGAGAACCAGATGAGGGTTCAGCAACTTCTAACAACGGGAACTGGGGAGCGGCTAGATCAAATTATCTACGAATCTTTCTCTATTAATACTACGGCTCACCTCGATACCAACAAGTCCGATAGTCTTAAAATTATTGGCAATCCAACCGAAGGTGCTTTGCTACTATGGCTTAAAAGTGCTGGTGTCGACTACCTCGAACTACGACAACAAGGAACTATTGTTGAGCAGCTGGCTTTTACCACCGAAAACAAGTTTATGGCCACCTTGGCTGTGGTTAACAATGTACACGTTTTATTTGTAAAGGGCGCACCCGAAATTATTCTGGAACGTTGCTCTAGCGTGTATGTGAATCAAGACCAGGAACTCCCAATAGCAACACGTATTAATGAGATTCAAGCGCAGCTGGTTGAACAGCAGCAGCTGGCCATGCGAACGCTTGGATTTGCCTATAAGACTTTTCAAAGTGCGCCGTCCCATACTTCCGCTAGTTTGCAAGAGGTTTGCAATGGCTTGACATTTATAGGGTTTGCCGCCATTTCGGATCCCGTTAGAGTGAATGTGCCAGAGGCAATTGCAGAGTGCATGCAAGCGGGAATCGATGTTAAGGTGGTTACCGGCGATAATGCGCTGACTGCCGGAGAGATTGGTCGACAGATTGGTCTGGTAATAAGCGAAGATGACCTCCAAATGGGGCTGATAACCGGAAATGAGTTTTCAGCCCTCTCGGAGAAGGAGGCATTGCGACGAGCGCCGGGGATAAAAATTATGGCTAGGGCAAAGCCTGCAGACAAGCTACGACTGGTAAAAATCTTGCAGCAGCTGGGCAATGTGGTTGCCGTTACCGGCGATGGTACCAACGATGCACCTGCCATGAATTATGCCGATGTAGGTTTGGCCATGGGGTCTGGCACATCGGTGGCTCGCGAAGCCAGCGAAATAATTCTGCTCGACGACTCCTTTATTAGTATTGTAAATGCAGTGCGATGGGGAAGGTCGCTATACCTCAATATTCAGCGATTTATACTCTTTCAACTCACTATTAACGTTTTAGCTTTAGTGTTAGTGCTGGTTGGCCCCTTTCTAGGCATCGCGCTGCCACTTACTGTTACTCAAATGCTTTGGGTAAATCTCATAATGGACACTTTTGCCGCCCTTGCCCTTGCAACTGAACCATCCGATCCCAAGGTGATGGATCAAAAACCTCGCAAGCGTGATGCGTTTATTGTGACAAGGACAATGGCATTGCAAATATTCATTACTGCATTTGTTTTTCTAATAACCTGCGTCATTCTATTGGTAATTCTTAAGCATGATGGAACCATTACCAGCAAGGAACTTTCTCTGTTTTTCACCAGCTTTGTAATGCTTCAGTTCTGGAACTTGTTTAATGCACGTAGCTTTGGTACCAATAAATCGGCCTTTTCGGGGTTGCTTCATAATAAGAACTTCTTGCTAATTGCAGCGGTCATATTTCTCGGACAGGTAGCCATCGTATCTTATGGGGGACAATTTTTCAGAACGGTTCCGCTTTCAATATACGAATGGCTAATGGTTGTCGGAACTACCTCAATAGTGCTTTGGCTGGGTGAAGCAGTGCGCTTTTTTTATCGCAACACAAAATCGGCATCATTTGTAGGTTGAAGAATAGCGTTCTTCCTTGTAATATGGTTTGTTTACAAACCTTACGAAAGAGTTCTCCTGATTTCACATTTTACACAGAGGGACTAGCTTTTATTCCTGTTAATCTTAACGTTTGTTATGATTTTGTAGCTAGTAAAATGAGGCTGAGTGGTAAAGTCTGTTAAATTGTATTTTTTTTTGACAATAAACGATTATTGTTATTGCATTCAACCATTGATTGTCATAACTTCATTGCAGCGAATTTCATGAAAAACCGATGAATTTTAGACCTGATTATGTCAAGTATCCGTTACATAAAAAAAGACGTTAAAGCGGTTGTTAACCATATAAAACAGGAGTGCTACGCCTCGTTAAACTATGCGCATCCTCTCTACTATGAAAAAATATATGAACTCATGCTGGAGGCTCAGGAGTTGGAGGAAGAGTTTGTAAAAAAGACGATTAGCTGTCCCTCGCAGTTCACGTCGAAGGAAAAGAAACAATACTTTAAGAACCTCATAAAGGAGCTGATGGAGAAAACCGTCAACCTTGTTGATTACTTGGCTAGCGCTGAATCTTAAAATATTCGCGTAGTATATTTTTTCATCTCCTTTGCCAGTAGTTTCGCATTCCCTCCACAATGTATATCGAGTAATTTCCAGAATTCACTTCCATGATTCTTCTGGACGGTATGACAAAGTTCGTGCAGAATTACGTATTGGATAAGGCTTTCGGGAAGCAACACTAGGTAAATGCTGAAGTTTAAGTTGTTTTTTGAGGAGCAGCTGCCCCAGCGAGAGTGGATATTTTTAACCGATACATTATTGTATCGCAGTCCATGTTGCAGTGCAGTGGCGGAAACCTTACTGGGAATTAGCGCCTTTGCCTCCAGCGTAAGTGTTTTTACAATGGCACTTTTCAAACTGTGCTGCATCGCTTCAGTTTCCAATGAAGCCCCTTCTGGGTAGTGAAACAGTATTGCCTCTGTGGTAATTACTGCTCGAATATTTTTCCGCGTTTCTGGAACTAGAATAAGCGTATGGGATCGGGTTTTGTATCCATCACCAATAGTGAGTGTGGGGTGTTCGTTTTTTTTGGATCGAATAGTTATTATCGACTTTTGTATCCATTCAAGTTTTGCCGATATAAAATTTAGACCTGCAGAGGTGGCTACGCTATATGGCATCGAAAGAATTACGCGTTCCTTAATATCAACCCTGATGGAAATACGTTTTAGCCCACGACGCTTTCGTAGGGTAATGGTTCCAAGTTGGGGATGTTCTATTGTTTTTTCCACAAAAAAGGCTGATTGGTATCAGCCTGTAAATCTAGTAAAGATTGCTCAACGTGCCATTATCCAGCCATCACCATTTTTCTTTTTATAGCTTTCCAAGGAAAGTTTAGCCTCTGCTTTAGTCTTATGCCCGCTAATTACCACCGAGTTTAAGCCATTGCCGCGCTGCATTATTATTGGTTGATACCCTTCTGCCTCCAACTTGGTCTTCATGGCTTCGGCGTTTGCTTTACTTGTAAAAGTGCCCACAATTACAAAGAACTTGTTGGATGGGCTGTCAATTACCGGTTTCACATACACCGGTAGCGGTTTAACTTTGGCAGGTGGAGTATTAGAGTTAGCAACTTGGGCAGCAGTTGTATCCTTATGCGTTGTATCTACCGCTATGGTTTTGGTATTTCCGAGAGTGAATGTTGTTTCACTAGATGGGCAAAATAGGTTTGCTATATTGTCGTATTGCCATACTGCAATGGCTAAAACTACAATAAGGGAAAAGACAAGCAGAAGCCAATTCCTTCCAGACTTATTTGATGCGGATTTTTGTTTTGAACTCTTTTTTGGAGGCATAGATTTATTCTCGGTAGTTGTTATTGGCACTTCTGTTTGCTCTTCTTTTGTTTCTATAGGCTGCACTAATTCAACTGGATCCTTGCTTGTTACCTCAGGTGCTACAGCCTTTTCTTCCTCAACTTTACTAGGTTGACGCTTGGCGATAGGTGGTTTAGTGGATGTTTTTTTTGCGGCCCGTGGTGGTTCCTTTTCTATCGAAACAGGTTCTGCCGCAGGTATAGCCTTTTCCGACTCTTTCAAATTTTCAATGGATTTTATTTCGGCTGGTTTATCTGTGTCTTTTGAAGATTTTTTTGAGGTGTCTAGGGTAAATTGAGTGGTTCCCCGGGAATCGAGCGAGAAATATCCCAATCCTGGCAAGTATACCTTTTCGCCCTTTTCAATTTGAGCCTTAAGGTTCTCGACATACTCCCGAACCTTTGTGGATGCATCCACCTTGGTCAATTCTTCTCTTTCCGCAAGAAAATTTTCAACCAGACCGTCGTTATACCGCAGAAATGGGCTGAATGTGGTATTTTTAATATCGCGTACGTCACCGGTATCCTTGACCAGAAAAGCTCCGAAGTCTGGAATAATTACTCTGTTGTGTTTTTCCAGTAATTCTCGAAAATAATTTCCAAGCATGGCATATTTATTTTATAAAGCGTTAAAGTTTACAAATAAAATATGAGTTTGCCAAATATAGCGGTTGGTAATCGACATCTATATAGTTTTTAGCGGTTATACCTGACAAACCTGATTAACAACTCGGGATATTTTTTCAATAGAAAAAGGTTTCGTAATTAGGTCGCTGAATCCTACATCTTTGAAATCAGCAAAAAAATTAATTGGGTTATGAGCTGTGATTGCAACAATGGGGATTTGATTCTGTGGAAAGGGTAAGGTATTTCTGATGTAACGAGTAGTTTCAATGCCATTCATTACGGGCATTTCAATGTCCATAAGAATAGCGTCAAAATCATTTTTTAAGAGCAAGTCAATCGCAACTTTTCCATTCTCAGCCTCCATGTAGGTTGCTGGAATTTTTTTGAGGATTTCAGCGAGCAGAAGTCGGTTTACAAAGATGTCGTCGACGATTAGAATACGATAAGGCATGGCTGTGATGGTTATGGTTATCCCAATTTACTTAGTGTTTCAATGATTGACTGACTGTTAATGGTAATATTTTTTCCTTGAACGGTAATGAGTTTGTCGTTCTTGAATTCTGTGAGTGTGCGAATAAGACTTTCCTTGGTAGTGCCTGCAAACTCTGCAAGTTCTTGCCTCGAAAGGGGTAGGCTAAAGGTATTGCTGTTGAATATTTCATGGGAAAAGTAGAGCAGAATGTCCGCCAATTTGCCGGGTAGCTGCTTGTAGGTTAACGCCGCTAGTCGAGAGACCAAAAAACGATTCTCATCGGAAATAATGTGCATAATCTCCTTTACAAAGGCAGGGTTTTCTACGAGCAATCTCTGAAAAAAGTGGTAGTCGATATAGCAAACTGTGGCTGGGGTAATGGCCGAAAAGGAGCAGGAAAATGTGTCGTTATTAATTAGGTTGTCAAGGCCGAGGAAGCACCCAGCCTTACATAGTTTTACAATTATGTACTTCCCCTTTCTCGTTTCTAGGTGCATCTTAGCAATGCCTTCAACGAGAAGAAGAATATTCGATGTGCGACTATTTTGCTTAACTAAAATATCATTATTTTCAAACGATAAATGGCCTGTGTGACTTTTTAACTCATCAAGTTGTTGGGGGGTTAAACTCTGAATCCAACTTGAGTTTTCGAGTAACTTTTGAAACATAGAGGGTTATATATTTGACCGGAAAAGTAAGAAATTAATTCGTCATTTGTTGATGTATATCACCATTCTTTTTGCTGAATTGCATTACTAAATTGGTGGAAAATTACTTAGGAATGTCTATTTTTCACGGAAATTTAAAACAGTTGTCGTGTCGAAGTATATTCTCATAATTGACGATTCAGAAACCAACCTTATGCTGTTGGAGGCTGTTCTGGAACAGGAAGGTTATCAAACTATCCTTGCTAGAAATGTTGCTGATGGGTTGAAGGCTATGCAAGCGCAAAAACCTTCCCTTATTCTTCTCGATCTCTTAATGCCGAAACGTTCTGGAATCGATTTTTTGGAGGAGATGAAGCAGAGTAATCATTTTGATGATGTCCCCGTATTTGTAATAACTGCCGCCAATGATGAACATAAGCCACAGGTAATGAAGTTTGGTGTAGCGGGATTCTTTACCAAGCCTGTTGATATCAACGCTTTAATGATTAAGGTAAAGGAGATTCTAAATAGTTAAAAGGGTTTATCGTGGAGAAGCAGAACACCCATCTTTCAATTTCAGAGATTTCTGGTTTTTTCTGGCAGATAGACCAGAAAATACAGCAGCTTCATACCTGTTCAAGTGAAGATTTTTTGGCACTGAATGGAGCCTTTAAACAATTTTATAAGCAGTCGAAGGAGTTGGAGTCCAACGCAAAAGAACTGTTTAGTCTTGTGTCGGGCAGTGATGGTACCGTTTTGTTTCAGCAGTTAAAATTGTTTTACCTACAGCTCGAAACGGATCAAATTTCGCTTAGTCATTTCTTTCGAGATTCAAAAAAATCGATGGAGGGTATTTCCCTGAGCATCGACGATTCGTTTTTTCCCCTTAAAAATCTTACACAGGACCTTCTTACCCTGAAATTTCTGGTAGCCAACAAGCAGTTGAATTCTTTGTGCAACGATGAAGCGAAAATCGGGGGCCTTATAGCGGAATCAGAATCTATCTTAACCGCAGTAGCGGAAATAAGAAATATTTGTGTTAGTTCGGCAAAGTTAATAGCCCAGTTTAAATTGGGATACAGCAATGGTGTTGATGTTTTTGATGTTCAAGCAACTGCTCAGCTGGAGGCTGTTGATGAGATTCTAGAATACTCACACTCTGCCATTGTGCTGTTTGGTGAAAAGTACGAAGGCGCCAAGGGAATGCTTGCCAGCTTATCTGCAAAGACAGAACAAACTACAAACAGTATTGGTGATATTGTCACGAAGTTGCAGTATCAGGACATTATACGCCAGAAGATGGAGCATATTCAAGCTTCGCACAAAGGGTTAATCAGGGAACTCGATGATAAGGCTGGCCATAACGACGAGCAGATTAATTCTTCAATATTTTCTAAGATTCGAGACATTGCAGAACTTCAAGCCGCTCAGCTAATACATGCCAATAAGGAATACCAATCTGCCATTGAAGTAATAACAGGAAACTTTACGTCCATTGGTCAGAATTTAGGCGATATTGTTCAGCTGTGTAAGGAGTTTACCAACGGCAACGTAGAAAATGAAGAATCACACTTTCTCCAGCTGTCCAATAAGCTCGAAAGGGCATCGAAGGTTATTCATCAGTCTATTCAGTTTTCTAAAAAATCAATTGCATATTTGCAGGGGATCATCAAGCTTACTGCAGACTTCCTAGACTCTATTGAAAAGCTACCCAGTCAGTTGGAATCGCTT
It contains:
- a CDS encoding SPOR domain-containing protein, whose product is MLGNYFRELLEKHNRVIIPDFGAFLVKDTGDVRDIKNTTFSPFLRYNDGLVENFLAEREELTKVDASTKVREYVENLKAQIEKGEKVYLPGLGYFSLDSRGTTQFTLDTSKKSSKDTDKPAEIKSIENLKESEKAIPAAEPVSIEKEPPRAAKKTSTKPPIAKRQPSKVEEEKAVAPEVTSKDPVELVQPIETKEEQTEVPITTTENKSMPPKKSSKQKSASNKSGRNWLLLVFSLIVVLAIAVWQYDNIANLFCPSSETTFTLGNTKTIAVDTTHKDTTAAQVANSNTPPAKVKPLPVYVKPVIDSPSNKFFVIVGTFTSKANAEAMKTKLEAEGYQPIIMQRGNGLNSVVISGHKTKAEAKLSLESYKKKNGDGWIMAR
- a CDS encoding response regulator; this translates as MPYRILIVDDIFVNRLLLAEILKKIPATYMEAENGKVAIDLLLKNDFDAILMDIEMPVMNGIETTRYIRNTLPFPQNQIPIVAITAHNPINFFADFKDVGFSDLITKPFSIEKISRVVNQVCQV
- a CDS encoding SprT family zinc-dependent metalloprotease; the encoded protein is MEKTIEHPQLGTITLRKRRGLKRISIRVDIKERVILSMPYSVATSAGLNFISAKLEWIQKSIITIRSKKNEHPTLTIGDGYKTRSHTLILVPETRKNIRAVITTEAILFHYPEGASLETEAMQHSLKSAIVKTLTLEAKALIPSKVSATALQHGLRYNNVSVKNIHSRWGSCSSKNNLNFSIYLVLLPESLIQYVILHELCHTVQKNHGSEFWKLLDIHCGGNAKLLAKEMKKYTTRIF
- a CDS encoding response regulator, whose protein sequence is MSKYILIIDDSETNLMLLEAVLEQEGYQTILARNVADGLKAMQAQKPSLILLDLLMPKRSGIDFLEEMKQSNHFDDVPVFVITAANDEHKPQVMKFGVAGFFTKPVDINALMIKVKEILNS
- a CDS encoding Crp/Fnr family transcriptional regulator, which produces MFQKLLENSSWIQSLTPQQLDELKSHTGHLSFENNDILVKQNSRTSNILLLVEGIAKMHLETRKGKYIIVKLCKAGCFLGLDNLINNDTFSCSFSAITPATVCYIDYHFFQRLLVENPAFVKEIMHIISDENRFLVSRLAALTYKQLPGKLADILLYFSHEIFNSNTFSLPLSRQELAEFAGTTKESLIRTLTEFKNDKLITVQGKNITINSQSIIETLSKLG
- a CDS encoding calcium-translocating P-type ATPase, PMCA-type, with amino-acid sequence MGNYVGLSASEIDESRAKFGNNIITPPPRQSAWRLFFEKFDDPIIRILLIAAAIAIVVGMLEGHYVEGVGIIIAVFLATFLSFFNEYKASKEFSLLNKANDEVAVKVIRDGNVTTVSRMDVVVNDVIILDLGDEVPADGELLEAVNLQLNESQLTGESICAKAANQALSDPDATYPSYMLLRGTTVVDGHGIFKVSAVGDSTEVGKTAREAMVETNTVTPLTKQLNKLGKVIGVVGFGCATLLFASLCIRDVYRGELVFSDLQWINLAGLITFASFALSGVWTPILFDSFELLGIKGRKMRWMKVTKTSSWAMAAIIGAAIYFLMAVVIWMMGSSLFSTQVWFPLEVTERLLLYFMVAITLIVVAVPEGLAMSVTLSLAYSMRKMLASNNLVRKMHATETMGAATVICTDKTGTLTENQMRVQQLLTTGTGERLDQIIYESFSINTTAHLDTNKSDSLKIIGNPTEGALLLWLKSAGVDYLELRQQGTIVEQLAFTTENKFMATLAVVNNVHVLFVKGAPEIILERCSSVYVNQDQELPIATRINEIQAQLVEQQQLAMRTLGFAYKTFQSAPSHTSASLQEVCNGLTFIGFAAISDPVRVNVPEAIAECMQAGIDVKVVTGDNALTAGEIGRQIGLVISEDDLQMGLITGNEFSALSEKEALRRAPGIKIMARAKPADKLRLVKILQQLGNVVAVTGDGTNDAPAMNYADVGLAMGSGTSVAREASEIILLDDSFISIVNAVRWGRSLYLNIQRFILFQLTINVLALVLVLVGPFLGIALPLTVTQMLWVNLIMDTFAALALATEPSDPKVMDQKPRKRDAFIVTRTMALQIFITAFVFLITCVILLVILKHDGTITSKELSLFFTSFVMLQFWNLFNARSFGTNKSAFSGLLHNKNFLLIAAVIFLGQVAIVSYGGQFFRTVPLSIYEWLMVVGTTSIVLWLGEAVRFFYRNTKSASFVG